Proteins found in one Limnobaculum xujianqingii genomic segment:
- a CDS encoding IS1 family transposase: protein MFKRRIYCRYCSRSNAIKKHGTAPSGYQRYLCGHCQKTFQENYIYQAYKTPDEVGVKETQRGLSNEFITQEISAN, encoded by the coding sequence ATGTTCAAAAGAAGGATTTATTGTCGGTATTGCTCCCGCTCGAATGCAATTAAAAAACACGGCACGGCACCTTCAGGCTATCAGCGCTATTTGTGTGGCCATTGCCAGAAGACATTTCAGGAAAACTATATTTATCAGGCTTATAAAACTCCGGATGAGGTAGGCGTAAAAGAAACCCAAAGGGGGTTGAGCAATGAATTTATTACTCAGGAAATTAGTGCTAATTAA
- a CDS encoding autotransporter outer membrane beta-barrel domain-containing protein, with protein sequence MGSQIDVNTTGTGTVQVTGDIGAYDNGVLQMTLNNERSYLTASSYTWDNSGTVNLDISNQAVWNMTGNSSVTSLSLAQQGCVNILSPDNNGSFKTLTVQGDYIGGGSLTINTALGGDDSETDKMMVEGNTSGVTDLYVNNYNGSGAYTVNGIEVINVAGESDGVFQLAAGHRVVAGAHEYHVAKFGKNWHLTNTFSPQPPDPTPEPTPEPTPEPTPTPEPTPTPEPTPTPEPTPTPEPTPTPEPEEGDESIRVIRPETGAYIANLAAANSLFTTRLHDRLGETQYTDFLTGESKVTSLWLRQEGGHNRSKTQSSQSKTQTNRYVVQMGGDIAQWSSDGLDRLHLGLMAGYGYASGNTDAKYTAYRAKSRVDGYALGLYGTWYANQADKSGLYVDSWVQYAWFDNSVKGDGLAEEKYDSKGWLASVETGYSFKLGENERTSYWLQPKAQLTWMGVHADTHYETNGTKVTGNGDNLSTRLGLRAYAQGHNAVDDNTGRVFQPFVEANWLYNSKNFGVTMNDTSDYQAGTRNIGELKVGVEGHLNKNLNLWGNVAQQIGDKGYSDTQATIGVKYSF encoded by the coding sequence GTGGGGAGCCAAATTGACGTTAATACCACCGGAACGGGAACCGTACAGGTAACGGGTGATATTGGAGCCTATGATAATGGCGTGCTTCAGATGACGTTAAATAATGAACGTTCATACCTGACAGCATCCAGCTATACCTGGGACAATAGCGGTACTGTTAATCTGGACATCTCCAATCAGGCGGTCTGGAACATGACAGGAAATTCCAGCGTAACCAGTCTTTCTTTAGCACAACAAGGTTGCGTTAATATTTTATCTCCGGACAATAACGGCTCGTTTAAAACCCTGACGGTTCAGGGCGATTATATCGGAGGCGGTTCCCTGACCATTAACACCGCGTTAGGCGGTGATGATTCTGAAACCGATAAAATGATGGTGGAGGGAAACACCTCTGGCGTTACCGATCTGTATGTTAACAACTACAACGGCAGTGGTGCTTATACTGTCAACGGTATTGAAGTGATTAACGTTGCCGGTGAGTCCGATGGTGTTTTTCAGTTAGCTGCAGGTCATCGGGTAGTTGCGGGTGCACATGAATATCATGTGGCTAAATTCGGTAAGAACTGGCATCTGACCAATACATTTTCACCACAGCCACCCGATCCGACTCCAGAACCAACACCTGAGCCAACGCCGGAGCCAACACCAACGCCGGAGCCAACACCAACGCCGGAGCCAACACCAACGCCGGAGCCAACACCAACGCCAGAACCAACTCCGACACCAGAACCTGAAGAGGGTGACGAAAGTATCCGGGTTATCCGCCCTGAAACCGGTGCTTATATCGCTAATCTGGCGGCGGCAAACAGTTTGTTCACTACGCGCCTGCACGATCGTTTAGGTGAAACTCAGTATACCGACTTCTTAACCGGTGAAAGCAAAGTAACCAGCCTGTGGTTGCGTCAGGAAGGCGGTCATAACCGCAGCAAAACTCAATCGAGCCAAAGCAAAACTCAAACCAATCGTTACGTGGTACAAATGGGTGGCGATATTGCCCAGTGGAGCAGTGATGGACTGGACCGTCTGCATTTGGGGTTAATGGCCGGTTACGGTTATGCCAGCGGTAATACCGATGCCAAATACACCGCTTATCGGGCGAAGAGCCGGGTGGATGGTTACGCGCTGGGACTATACGGTACCTGGTACGCTAATCAGGCCGACAAGTCCGGGCTGTATGTTGACAGCTGGGTGCAGTATGCCTGGTTTGATAACAGTGTGAAGGGTGATGGTCTGGCGGAAGAGAAGTATGATTCCAAAGGCTGGCTGGCCTCAGTAGAAACCGGCTACAGTTTTAAGCTGGGCGAAAATGAACGTACCAGCTACTGGTTACAGCCTAAAGCACAGCTGACCTGGATGGGGGTTCATGCCGATACGCATTATGAAACCAACGGCACTAAAGTCACCGGTAACGGCGATAACCTGTCCACTCGCTTAGGTCTGCGGGCTTATGCTCAGGGTCATAATGCGGTAGATGATAATACCGGTCGGGTATTCCAGCCGTTTGTCGAAGCCAACTGGTTATACAACAGCAAAAACTTTGGCGTTACCATGAACGATACCTCTGACTATCAGGCAGGTACTCGTAACATTGGTGAGCTAAAAGTGGGTGTTGAAGGCCATTTAAACAAAAACCTGAACCTGTGGGGCAACGTAGCTCAGCAGATTGGTGATAAAGGCTATAGCGATACTCAGGCGACCATTGGGGTTAAGTATAGTTTTTGA
- a CDS encoding YbgA family protein: MSEKIPVGISACLLGENVRFDGGHKRLTFAVEELSPWVQFEPVCPEMAIGLPVPRPALRLVKQQDGQIALNYSDKRQGDLTTAMVEFSQKRTAQFSHLCGYIVCAKSPSCGMERVRVYEADGNNNRKAGRGVYTDILMKTMPWLPVEEDGRLQDPHIRENFVERIYALHELNQLYQQGLTRGALMAYHSRYKLLLLAHSQPDYRQLGRFVAAMHQWSQLEDFFVEYRQRLMDLLSHQATRRNHTNVLMHVQGYFRPHLNPRQRHELTTLIERYRQGTQPLLAPVTLLKHYLSEFPDAYLAGQRYFDPWPEALRLRYGH, translated from the coding sequence ATGAGTGAGAAAATCCCTGTTGGTATCAGCGCCTGTCTGTTAGGGGAAAATGTTCGTTTCGACGGCGGGCATAAGCGACTTACGTTTGCGGTAGAGGAACTGAGCCCCTGGGTTCAGTTTGAACCGGTCTGTCCGGAAATGGCTATTGGCTTGCCGGTACCGCGTCCGGCGCTGCGACTGGTTAAACAACAGGATGGACAGATTGCCTTGAATTACAGCGATAAGCGCCAAGGTGACTTAACCACCGCGATGGTTGAGTTTTCGCAAAAGCGTACGGCTCAATTCTCCCATTTATGCGGCTATATCGTTTGTGCCAAATCGCCAAGCTGCGGTATGGAGCGTGTGCGGGTTTATGAAGCGGACGGGAATAATAACCGTAAAGCAGGACGTGGTGTCTATACCGATATTCTGATGAAAACCATGCCGTGGTTGCCGGTAGAAGAAGATGGACGGTTACAGGACCCACATATCAGAGAAAATTTTGTGGAACGCATTTATGCCCTGCATGAACTGAATCAGTTGTATCAGCAAGGACTGACGCGGGGTGCGCTAATGGCATATCACAGCCGTTACAAATTGCTGTTACTGGCCCACTCTCAACCGGATTATCGTCAACTGGGGCGTTTTGTGGCGGCAATGCATCAGTGGTCACAGCTGGAGGATTTTTTCGTAGAATATCGCCAGCGGCTGATGGATCTTCTTTCGCATCAGGCAACCCGCCGCAATCACACTAACGTTTTGATGCATGTTCAGGGTTATTTTCGTCCTCATCTTAATCCACGTCAGCGCCATGAGCTGACAACGCTGATTGAACGCTATCGTCAGGGAACTCAGCCGTTGCTTGCGCCGGTGACATTACTCAAACATTATCTGTCGGAATTTCCGGATGCTTATCTGGCCGGACAGCGCTATTTCGATCCCTGGCCGGAAGCGCTACGCTTACGTTACGGGCATTAA
- the phrB gene encoding deoxyribodipyrimidine photo-lyase, whose translation MASHLMWFRADLRVHDNLALAAACSSGDVDVLALFIAPVKQWQQHAMSPRQAAFMQSQLNALQQALAQKGIPLMVKQVDDFTASIDTLREVCETHKVTSLFYNYQYEFNERQRDVAVEQALSHITCQGFDDSVMLAPGSVMTGNHEMYKVFTPFKNAFLRRLREDLPECVNPPKVRPEGALSDKLVPIELNYPQQSFDSDLFAADEESALSRLQHFCQNHVANYDTQRDFPAIDGTSRLSACLALGVLSPRQCLHALLKACPDALEGQAGAVWLSELIWREFYRHLITYHPNLCKHRPFIDWTDKVQWNPDSAALLAWQQGNTGFPIVDAAMRQLNQTGWMHNRLRMIVASFLVKDLLIDWREGERYFMSQLIDGDLAANNGGWQWAASTGTDAAPYFRIFNPTTQGERFDKQGAFIRQWLPELNDVPTAAIHAPWIWADKAQQTIDYPRPIVDHKLARNQTLAAYEAARKRN comes from the coding sequence ATGGCTTCTCATCTGATGTGGTTTCGCGCAGATTTGCGCGTGCATGATAATTTGGCTCTGGCTGCCGCTTGTAGTTCTGGCGATGTGGACGTATTGGCGTTGTTTATTGCCCCGGTTAAACAATGGCAACAACACGCCATGTCACCCCGTCAGGCGGCATTTATGCAGAGCCAGCTTAATGCCTTGCAGCAGGCACTGGCACAGAAGGGCATTCCCCTTATGGTTAAGCAGGTAGACGACTTTACTGCCAGCATAGATACGTTACGCGAAGTATGTGAAACCCATAAGGTGACGTCACTGTTTTATAACTACCAGTATGAGTTTAATGAGCGCCAGCGTGATGTTGCCGTTGAGCAAGCGTTGAGCCATATCACCTGTCAGGGGTTCGACGACAGCGTAATGCTGGCACCGGGTAGCGTGATGACCGGTAATCATGAGATGTATAAGGTTTTCACGCCGTTTAAAAATGCCTTTTTACGCCGACTGCGTGAAGATCTACCAGAATGCGTTAACCCACCAAAGGTAAGGCCGGAAGGCGCTTTGTCCGATAAGTTGGTACCCATTGAGCTGAATTATCCACAACAATCATTTGATTCAGATTTGTTTGCTGCGGATGAGGAAAGTGCGTTGTCCCGGTTGCAGCATTTTTGTCAAAACCATGTGGCGAATTACGACACACAGCGGGACTTTCCCGCTATTGATGGTACCAGCCGGCTTTCTGCCTGTCTGGCTCTGGGAGTATTGTCACCGCGCCAGTGTTTGCACGCTTTGCTGAAAGCTTGCCCTGATGCACTGGAAGGACAAGCCGGAGCGGTCTGGCTTAGTGAACTGATCTGGCGAGAGTTCTACCGGCATTTGATAACTTACCACCCAAACTTATGTAAACATCGCCCCTTTATTGACTGGACCGATAAGGTGCAGTGGAATCCCGATAGCGCCGCACTGCTGGCCTGGCAGCAGGGGAACACCGGTTTTCCTATTGTTGATGCGGCGATGCGTCAACTAAATCAAACCGGCTGGATGCATAATCGCTTGCGGATGATCGTCGCCAGCTTTTTGGTGAAAGATCTGCTGATCGACTGGCGAGAAGGGGAACGCTATTTCATGTCACAACTTATCGATGGCGATCTGGCTGCGAATAACGGCGGCTGGCAGTGGGCGGCATCTACCGGTACCGATGCGGCACCGTATTTTCGTATTTTTAATCCCACCACTCAGGGGGAAAGGTTTGATAAACAGGGGGCATTTATCCGTCAATGGTTGCCTGAATTGAATGATGTTCCAACAGCAGCGATACATGCGCCATGGATATGGGCTGATAAGGCGCAGCAAACGATTGATTATCCGCGCCCGATAGTGGATCACAAACTGGCACGAAACCAAACTTTAGCGGCTTATGAAGCGGCAAGAAAGAGAAACTAA